A part of Maridesulfovibrio hydrothermalis AM13 = DSM 14728 genomic DNA contains:
- the hisC gene encoding histidinol-phosphate transaminase, whose amino-acid sequence MSTIKVRPDVMETKPYAPGLTIEEIKEKYGLDTVIKLASNENPLGASPIAQKAIIRHAPNVFRYPHNGNPRLNKAIARRIGVDEKNIVSGNGSDEVIDLLVRIKAQPGQDEVLTYDKCFSMYRLMSRLCGVTFRQIPREAGYRQPVKALAAEVSEKTAIVFVTTPDNPTGLAVTVQEMREMARSIPAQTILAIDEAYIDFATPAEDYDMRTLLNEFPNIVLLRTFSKAYGLAGMRVGYGVMSPELADFIIRARAPFTVNMLAEEAAVAVLDDDAFYNTTLDVVLRGRKLFTDELRAAGCEVLDSQANFIMFKPTRDAGEVFEELLRKGIIVRPLKSFGLAEYIRVNMGTDHENKVFLKTLKEIL is encoded by the coding sequence ATGTCCACCATCAAAGTCCGTCCTGATGTGATGGAAACCAAGCCCTACGCTCCGGGCCTCACCATCGAAGAAATCAAAGAAAAATACGGTCTGGATACAGTTATCAAACTTGCCAGCAATGAAAATCCTCTGGGCGCCTCCCCCATTGCCCAGAAAGCCATTATCCGTCATGCGCCGAATGTATTCCGCTATCCCCATAACGGTAACCCCCGCCTCAACAAAGCGATTGCCAGGCGTATCGGGGTTGATGAAAAAAATATCGTCAGCGGTAACGGTTCAGATGAAGTCATAGATCTTCTGGTGCGTATCAAAGCCCAGCCGGGACAGGATGAAGTGCTGACCTATGATAAATGTTTCAGCATGTACCGACTCATGTCCCGCCTTTGCGGTGTCACCTTCAGGCAGATCCCGCGCGAAGCCGGTTACAGGCAGCCTGTTAAAGCCCTTGCTGCGGAAGTCTCTGAGAAGACGGCCATTGTGTTCGTGACAACTCCGGACAACCCGACCGGACTTGCAGTGACTGTGCAAGAAATGCGCGAAATGGCCCGATCTATTCCAGCCCAGACGATTCTGGCCATTGATGAAGCATACATCGACTTTGCCACTCCGGCTGAAGATTACGATATGCGCACTCTGCTGAATGAATTTCCAAATATTGTGCTGCTGCGCACTTTTTCCAAAGCATATGGCCTTGCCGGAATGAGAGTCGGCTACGGAGTCATGAGTCCGGAACTGGCTGATTTTATAATTCGCGCCCGTGCCCCCTTTACCGTAAACATGCTTGCCGAAGAAGCGGCTGTTGCGGTGCTTGATGATGATGCTTTCTACAACACCACACTGGATGTAGTACTTCGCGGCAGAAAACTTTTTACTGACGAACTGCGGGCTGCGGGCTGTGAAGTTCTCGACTCACAGGCTAACTTCATTATGTTTAAACCTACCCGCGATGCCGGCGAAGTATTCGAAGAACTGCTCCGGAAAGGTATCATTGTCCGGCCTCTTAAAAGCTTCGGCCTTGCCGAATATATTCGGGTGAACATGGGAACTGATCATGAAAATAAAGTTTTCCTGAAAACTCTCAAGGAGATCCTTTAA
- a CDS encoding HD domain-containing protein, translating to MMKNLKNRDKMTRLADFLFEVGMLRKTPRTGYQFLGSGSESVADHSYRVAVLGYVLADMADADMARTVFMCLFHDLHEARTGDFNYVNRIYNRSYRDKALRHTLDGTGLEDKIYPHWEELEDAETIEAKLAQDADQLDFILNLKEEQDMGNPYAAKWLESALKRLRTEEGQKLADKIAETDHKDWWYLGPPPSWWENKNGLDDDD from the coding sequence ATGATGAAAAATCTTAAAAACAGAGACAAAATGACTCGGCTCGCTGACTTCCTTTTTGAAGTCGGCATGCTCCGTAAAACACCTCGAACAGGATATCAGTTTCTAGGTTCAGGTTCTGAATCTGTTGCTGACCACTCATACAGAGTTGCCGTGCTCGGTTATGTTCTAGCTGATATGGCTGATGCAGATATGGCCCGTACAGTTTTCATGTGCCTGTTCCATGACCTGCATGAAGCCAGAACCGGCGATTTCAACTATGTAAATCGCATATATAACCGCAGTTATCGTGACAAAGCTTTACGTCATACTCTAGATGGTACAGGACTTGAGGATAAAATATATCCTCACTGGGAAGAACTGGAGGACGCAGAAACTATTGAAGCAAAGCTTGCACAGGATGCTGACCAGCTTGATTTTATCCTTAACCTCAAAGAAGAACAGGATATGGGCAACCCATATGCCGCCAAATGGCTGGAGTCTGCTTTAAAGCGTTTGCGCACCGAAGAAGGGCAGAAATTGGCTGATAAAATTGCAGAGACCGATCATAAAGACTGGTGGTATTTAGGGCCGCCGCCAAGCTGGTGGGAAAATAAAAACGGACTCGATGATGACGACTAG
- the argJ gene encoding bifunctional glutamate N-acetyltransferase/amino-acid acetyltransferase ArgJ, which yields MLPVPKGYKFASFAAGFKYSGRDDLALILSDTPAAAASVFTKNKFQAAPVTVGKEILAESRIVRGAIINSGMANACTGAEGIADCRESLELAAKALGINARDLLPSSTGVIGPRFNMDKWRAVASRLADGLNAVDPVKAAKAIMTTDKFPKLAWGEIKCAGKTVRILGMCKGAGMISPDMATMLGFITCDAGVEPAWWQEALRRCVDKSFNAITVDGDTSTNDTVIAFANGASEVTVDNDEHRTALEALLLDVCQQLSYMIVQDAEGGTKVMTIDVCGAASDADAELIVRAVGNSPLVKTALFGEDPNWGRIVAAAGRSGAEFDPEKLTLSFGKIIVFEKGKPVQGDLDALLEPVMRKQDIDIFITLGDGEGHSVLKASDLTREYISINADYRS from the coding sequence ATGCTTCCTGTTCCCAAAGGATATAAATTTGCAAGCTTTGCTGCCGGTTTTAAATATAGCGGCCGGGATGATCTGGCTTTAATTTTAAGTGACACTCCTGCTGCAGCCGCTTCAGTCTTCACCAAAAATAAATTTCAAGCAGCTCCTGTGACTGTCGGCAAAGAGATTCTTGCTGAGTCACGGATTGTACGCGGAGCAATTATCAACTCCGGCATGGCTAACGCCTGCACCGGCGCAGAAGGCATTGCTGATTGCAGGGAAAGTCTGGAGCTTGCCGCAAAGGCTCTCGGTATTAATGCTCGCGATTTACTGCCCTCTTCTACCGGTGTTATCGGCCCGCGTTTTAATATGGATAAGTGGCGCGCAGTTGCTTCCAGACTGGCTGACGGCCTTAATGCTGTTGATCCGGTTAAAGCAGCTAAAGCGATTATGACCACTGACAAGTTTCCCAAACTGGCTTGGGGCGAAATTAAATGCGCCGGCAAAACGGTCAGAATACTCGGCATGTGTAAAGGCGCAGGCATGATTTCACCTGATATGGCTACCATGCTCGGATTTATCACCTGTGATGCCGGGGTGGAGCCTGCATGGTGGCAGGAGGCTTTGCGCAGGTGTGTTGATAAATCTTTCAATGCCATTACCGTTGACGGCGATACCAGCACCAATGATACCGTTATTGCTTTTGCTAATGGGGCTTCTGAAGTCACTGTTGATAATGATGAGCATCGCACGGCTTTGGAAGCATTGCTTCTGGACGTCTGTCAGCAGCTCTCATATATGATTGTTCAGGACGCTGAGGGCGGAACCAAGGTAATGACCATTGATGTCTGCGGAGCAGCCAGTGATGCCGATGCGGAGCTGATCGTTCGCGCTGTAGGAAATTCTCCTTTAGTTAAAACGGCCTTGTTCGGCGAAGATCCCAACTGGGGCAGAATTGTTGCCGCTGCCGGTCGAAGCGGAGCCGAATTTGATCCTGAAAAACTTACTTTAAGTTTTGGAAAAATTATCGTCTTTGAAAAAGGTAAACCAGTTCAGGGTGATTTAGACGCCCTGCTTGAACCGGTCATGCGCAAACAGGACATTGATATCTTTATTACTCTCGGCGACGGTGAAGGGCACTCAGTTCTTAAAGCCTCTGACCTTACACGTGAATACATCAGCATTAACGCCGATTATAGATCATAA